A single window of Aspergillus puulaauensis MK2 DNA, chromosome 5, nearly complete sequence DNA harbors:
- the SIN4 gene encoding mediator of RNA polymerase II transcription subunit 16 (COG:K;~EggNog:ENOG410PM24;~InterPro:IPR001680,IPR036322,IPR021665;~PFAM:PF11635;~go_component: GO:0016592 - mediator complex [Evidence IEA];~go_function: GO:0005515 - protein binding [Evidence IEA]) — MPLIMEDGINVDDLFGESASLELGLPPNTPPAKGLAQRLDEMRLVGCCQKIAWSRLGCVAYISQDASRVNVRHLQCQKSDGKWTLSDETPLNQVADAHDGHALVHLCWNESGSELAIADTSGRVSIYSIPIALNSVNGARQAAFDAADDGAQIVGMTWLNQNRSVHSFYQAAKVQGRWAYSPFRRRPIAPFHPVNKAALLCITRSGSMKLLYQNPDNKWAEITTELKNTSYSDRLLTHAALVATQAGILIATHSACQKISIYRVSIQWNPPQWDPAQQKQGSQPTPVPSFRSIHSKVEMPYNIPNNRGAAGENPDEQFTLTNSLYCLTSLQIILPASDNSAGSTPSPWIVAVFSIPPHAILHQQPQVPASAVIRWQLETGIPTLHPKFDEVASKKSNVQIKPKTILRRLDDITSDRHVISVDQTEYGNVLAVSYDDGSISFYDPKTMAAFDILDDANTVTSLAQAGFNYPLDAPAVHIGFSPSACAAVGLDSDGQIHLRIMEHSYGAENGHYDENKFSAAIASLTLAFCRGCGGEVNTDDILLLLIRQLPQDSQTGFLNEVYRALSINSNFTTEHDKLMNHPYISRALSIQAALGFKNKYKTRSIASNVPWAIIQLRQAAIIYPFFFQYNKGSQPPEPHDPDVLRMVLGNTKWILDFFLYTLNELFDLADEFESVPADQEAFNQKLKSTASLPLIVVLSSMSRAFLRFICRGLRGIHSGYANAPLTGDARIYYTEICHALETSPVRTDVYEKLLAGVDSAVRHAYTGAGFGDNERPGPEKELLVSSRIPPVLVTAVSTILRQTIPSIKAEVDRMAIFMGDYSWLGFGSDARTEAYRRSREVDIIKKTPIFRAVPGAGTGRLGTMDVGDLGAKSGTQGHLSRRCVRCCEVSEAVYPPRSVPALRMIYKLGHLRSCICGGMWDLESGLMI, encoded by the exons ATGCCCTTAATTATGGAGGACGGGATCAATGTCGACGATTTGTTCGGTGAATCCGCCTCTCTCGAGCTGGGTTTGCCTCCGAACACTCCCCCTGCGAAAGGCCTAGCCCAACGTTTAGATGAAATGAGATTAGTTGGGTGTTGCCA GAAAATTGCCTGGTCGAGGCTCGGATGTGTTGCATATATCTCGCAAGATGCTTCTCGGGTCAACGTTCGCCATCTCCAGTGCCAAAAGTCAGATGGCAAGTGGACGTTGAGCGACGAGACACCTTTAAATCAGGTCGCAGATGCCCACGATGGCCATGCTCTGGTTCATCTTTGCTGGAATGAATCTGGCTCAGAATTAGCAATAGCCGATACGTCCGGTCGAGTATCCATTTATTCTATTCCAATTGCCCTGAATAGCGTAAATGGAGCTCGTCAAGCAGCCTTTgatgctgctgatgatgggGCTCAAATTGTTGGGATGACGTGGTTGAATCAAAACCGCTCG GTACACTCATTTTATCAGGCTGCCAAGGTACAAGGTCGGTGGGCATATTCGCCATTTAGACGACGTCCAATTGCACCTTTCCACCCTGTTAATAAAGCCGCGCTCCTTTGCATCACAAGGTCTGGATCCATGAAACTTCTATACCAAAATCCGGACAACAAATGGGCGGAAATTACGACAGAATTGAAAAACACAAGTTACTCCGATAGGCTTCTTACCCACGCGGCTCTGGTAGCAACACAAGCGGGAATCCTAATCGCTACGCATTCGGCATGTCAGAAAATATCCATATACCGAGTGAGTATCCAGTGGAATCCGCCCCAATGGGATCCCGCGCAGCAGAAACAAGGATCCCAGCCAACTCCAGTCCCAAGCTTTCGCTCCATTCATTCCAAGGTTGAAATGCCCTACAATATCCCAAACAACCGGGGGGCAGCAGGCGAGAACCCGGATGAACAATTCACCCTCACAAACTCTCTCTATTGCCTTACATCCTTGCAAATAATTCTTCCCGCCTCCGATAACTCCGCAGGCTCAACACCAAGTCCCTGGATTGTAGCTGTTTTCTCGATCCCTCCTCACGCCAttctccatcaacaaccgcaAGTACCAGCCAGTGCCGTTATCCGGTGGCAGCTTGAAACTGGTATCCCCACTCTGCACCCCAAATTCGATGAAGTTGCCTCAAAGAAGAGCAACGTGCAAATCAAG CCGAAAACTATTCTGCGTCGCCTTGACGACATCACTTCTGACCGTCATGTTATCTCCGTCGACCAGACAGAATATGGTAACGTCCTCGCCGTATCCTATGACGACGGCTCGATTTCTTTCTATGATCCGAAGACTATGGCGGCTTTCGATATTCTCGACGACGCAAACACTGTCACTAGCCTCGCCCAGGCAGGGTTCAACTACCCCTTAGACGCTCCAG CGGTACATATAGGCTTTTCACCAAGTGCCTGTGCTGCTGTGGGGTTGGACAGCGATGGACAGATACACCTCAGAATTATGGAACATTCTTACGGAGCGGAGAATGGCCATTATGACGAGA ACAAATTTTCTGCGGCCATTGCTTCATTAACGTTAGCTTTCTGTCGTggttgcggcggcgaagtCAACACGGATGATATTCTGTTGCTTCTAATACGTCAATTACCGCAAG ATTCCCAGACGGGTTTCCTCAACGAGGTCTACCGTGCGCTGTCGATCAACAGCAATTTCACAACGGAGCATGATAAATTGATGAACCATCCGTATATCTCCCGTGCTCTTAGCATACAAGCGGCTCTAGgctttaaaaataagtataagaCGCGGAGTATTGCTTCAAATGTTCCGTGGGCTATTATTCAACTTCGCCAGGCTGCTATCATATACCCCTTCTTTTTTCAATACAATAAAGGATCCCAGCCGCCCGAACCGCATGACCCAG ATGTCCTACGTATGGTTCTTGGGAATACTAAATGGAtccttgacttcttcctATATACCCTAAACGAGCTTTTCGACCTTGCAGATGAATTTGAAAGCGTCCCAGCCGACCAAGAAGCCTTCAATCAGAAAT TAAAATCAACTGCCTCCCTGCCCCTTATCGTTGTCCTTTCTAGCATGTCTCGTGCATTCCTCCGCTTCATCTGCCGTGGCCTTCGAGGAATCCATTCTGGCTACGCCAACGCTCCCCTCACCGGTGACGCTCGCATCTACTACACCGAAATTTGTCACGCCCTAGAAACATCCCCCGTCCGCACAGACGTCTACGAGAAACTGCTCGCGGGCGTCGACTCCGCCGTCAGACACGCCTACACAGGCGCCGGGTTCGGCGATAACGAGCGACCAGGCCCAGAGAAGGAACTCCTCGTCAGCAGCCGCATTCCACCCGTCCTCGTAACTGCAGTGTCCACCATCCTCCGCCAAACCATACCCAGCATAAAAGCCGAAGTCGACCGCATGGCAATCTTCATGGGCGACTATAGCTGGCTGGGATTTGGCTCGGACGCTCGCACGGAAGCCTACCGAAGATCACGCGAGGTAGACATCATCAAGAAAACGCCGATTTTCCGGGCTgtgcctggagctgggacAGGAAGGTTGGGCACCATGGATGTGGGCGATTTGGGTGCGAAGAGTGGTACTCAGGGGCACTTGAGCAGACGATGTGTTCGCTGCTGTGAGGTCTCTGAGGCGGTGTACCCACCGCGTTCAGTCCCTGCGCTTAGGATGATTTATAAATTGGGGCATTTGAGGTCTTGTATTTGTGGGGGGATGTGGGATCTGGAATCGGGGTTGATGATTTAG